ACGCGGAAGGGAATGTGCAGGTGGTGATTTAAATCGTATGTTTATGAGAAATTTGTATTGTGAATCAACTGTTGAAATATGTTGTGCGACATTAACACcagatgttttttttttcatattattcttcttttcttttttttgcttgtctgTCGAACAATCTGAGGTTTAGTTGATATATTCCTGAGTTTCATCACATGTGTTGCTGTTTATATAATACTAATCGTTACAAACTAAATATCTGCAGTAAGTATAAAAACATACGATTTATTGCTACCTCTTGTttaatttctctttattcaaacggcactttcttttaatcttgtaaataatttttttatcgttgttttatttgtttgcacACTTAATCCTCTGCGCACGCTGCAGcatttatttgcttctacATGCTcgcaaaaatatatatatatatatatagattaTTTTTAAACAAATCGCTTTTGTGACTGATGTTTCTCCGGTTTGCATCGTATTATACGTGGAATGTAAGATTCGTTGATTAAACATTTCATGGCGCATCATTATCGAGTTTTTTGTTATGAACCCATAATTAATCATGAGACAGGTTTGTACGAGTCATACTCCCTGCATAAATGCAATGCACTGAAGGAatgtaattttatttatttatttattactaccattattattgtcagtATTAATATTCAGGTTTTCATCCATcactattttattatttatattttctttccaacaTCTGTTTCAAGAAACATGGTCGATTGGAAATAATGTAAACATCAATGGTTAGAGAAACTTTGATTTGCTTTGACCGTGCAGATGCACACAGTTCAAAAGGTTTCAGAAAGGTGATGGGGAAGTTTAaccatattttttattactgAATTATTTCTATaaaatgctttttttcttttgtattgcacTTACATTCAAAACCAATTGGCCAGCGCTTTGAAGGCAGTCAAGTGGCGTATGGAAATATTTGCGTATTGGCGTTTTTTTAACGTGTGATGATTACGTTCCTAACGGtgatggaaaaaagtaacatatgaatgtgtgttcaataataataataataataataataataataataataattaaatgcCAAGTTCTCTTACTTTCTGTATCAAATAGTGAgtcctttttttaatctcaTTTTTTCAAATGCGTATCGAGGTTTAGGAGGCACAATGTTGCTTAAAACTCAACTCTCACGAAAATGACACAAATTAAGGGAAGCTTCTATCGCAGCcaccatttccatgtgtGCAACAGTAAGCGAGTCATtgtaacaatttttttttgcgcgtgtgAAGTGTGAAATCCTCATGAGAACTCAAAATTTACCACAATAATACTCATTATGCAATGTGCTTTGAGTGGGGAGGGCGGCGCAGACTCAAATATCCAAaacaatttattttcccatatgGCTGAGCGAACGGAAACTGTAGTGAAACACACACTGCAAAGCGAGAAAAGTATATCTCCTGGTGCCGACACTCTCCAACGATGTGAACCCAAAACCCTTCATTTACGAACAGGAGGCttcagtttgtttatttgtttgtttgtttttgaatccATTCCTCACATCAGCGTCCAACATTAAATACAGGGAATTCAGAACCTTTATCATGaccattattgttgtgtcTTGTAAGATGATACATATTTTATGATAGGAACTTACTGGGCACCAGCagtcaacaaaagaaatacgaaagaacacaacagtgataaacatatattaccTTGAAGTTACATGTGTACGTTTGCACGGAATTAGCTCAGTGATGTTTGCGAACTCAGAGAATGAGGAAAAGCGACAGTCagatgaaatgaataaaataccaAATGTCGTGCATTCCTTGGAGGCATGAAAATAGATTCAATAACGCTAAGGCGTGACACAAATGAGGCATGCGTTTATCAACATCCgttaaaaagaggggaaatgtcAGTGAATACCTGAGGTAGCGccaaaactattttttttaatggccaCAAAATGCTGCAGTAGAGCAGTGAGGAAATAATTTCATTGGATAGAAAAATGTGTAAGGAAAGGttattaaaattatttgaGATTTATAACTGTTCTATCTGAGTAACCATGTGCGTCCTTTAGTATAGGAATCCCTTTGCGATAAAGCTTCTATATTCTTTAAAAGGAAACGGTAAGAAGTTACATTAgctaaaaaagtaaaacaaatattttaatCAAGAACAATATTCAATATTTTGCttcaggacaaaaaaacacttttACTGGAAGAAAAGCGTCTGAGGGAACGTGAAGCAAGAGGTGATAATGTTTTCAGTTTATATAGCTCCGTATGCAATGCAAAGTGAAGTGACATTATAATGGACAACGAAACTCAAATGCTGGGCATGAAGTTTGTTGATGGAACGCGTGCTGATGATATAATGtggaaagatgaagaagttaaTGTCGTCCCCAAAATtgaggaagctgttgagCATAAGCCGGAACGCACgggaagaagttgaagcaATGGTTCCAACATCTCAAATGGAGTGGTCGTACTCACAGTTTAATATTTAAATTCACAATGACATTCTCATTCAGAGAAAGGACTGGAGACTGTGAAATGTTGTGGAAAGAAGGCTCTGCGCTTGGCCAGCTGAGGAAACTCGAATACTAAGACACGCACCAAATCCTTACATTGTGATTGGAAACTCCAGAATCAGTAAGTCACTGGCCACCGGCTCACTTCTCCTTCacaccctggcgatgccggccacctcaacgtggtgccagggtccagtaccccgtatcatcgggggaagccaagagccagcagcgttcctttcatggggaacactgctgtgctccggctacggcatcatacagcacagggatcagcagcgtcttgctgggacaccgtttttcatttgtcggtccctggccacgtgccagcgtgccatcagcagtatatcatccgcactaagatgctgctgtccggtgatgtggaagagaatcccggctcgtcgttgcgcgggatgcagtggaactgcgccgggctatctcaaggaaagagattagcactccacaaaacccttgttgatgagcggatcgccttttgtctgttgagcgagacaaggatgacgcctggagaggcggcttgctttagcgttgctggctaccaacatcacggaatagctcgtaactgcaaaggaggtggtgtatcaatactagtgagggaggacctaccagtcgagaccggtatggccgttgttggtcgcattgaaaaagtgcatgcaacaattcaccttgcacgtggaacggcgctgactgtcacgtcggcatacatcccaccaaaacacaccttcacggcaactgacatagatacgcttctgacaactgacggtgcccagctcatcggtgcagacgctaatgcacacgcgttggcatgggatcgcgcgagcccaccaaataccaagggtgaaaccctcacacagtggtgcattgacaaccagtttctggtctgcaacactggtgagtgcaccaggtacgcgcgccaccacggggagtccacccctgatgtgacactgtcaaggaattgcacagtgtacacgtggacatcgctgtattctcccgatagcgatcaccatcacatatttttcgacgttatcgttggagacgacacagatgcactgagttgcccgcggcttcgaaagcccatgtacgcatggctaaaagctaactggaggaatttccgtctcaaggttgacgagctctgcaggaaaattggtagagagaagaacgtcaacaccctggaacagaaattgagctccgccatccgcattggacacctgcgctcgcgaaactcgatgaagagatcgctggatgcggaccctcccgccgaagggaaaagttggtagccacgcgtaagcagatcctggaccgtaccccaaagaagagatggagcacgctatgctccagacttgcggtgtcagaccgctgcagttggcacattgtcaagaaggtatatgcgccacgaccactaacaacaccggctgtacttgtagataacgcggccatcacggactaccgtcaagctgagaggttcagtaaactgtactcgtcccgcgcaagaaggcaccccgactcacacccaccggcaccaataaagacgatagcgagtgagttcagtcccatcacgatggctgaactacggagatcgatcaaactgctaccgagtggatccgcagccggacctgattgcttatacaacgaggcactgcaacatctctgtagaacagcgctgaatgttgttctgaggctattcaatgagagcctacgaacgggagtcgtgccgcctgcatggaagactggtgttatcatccccatcctgaaggccggaaaaaaggcggaggacctcgattcttacaggccagtgacgctcacgagctgtctctgcaaagtcatggagcgcataattgccgcgagacttagagacactgttgagtcccagctgacgccgcagcaatcaggctttcgccccggatgctcaacgctcgaacaactcctgcacgtccgcgctgccctctgccgtcccacgcaccaatatcgtacgggtgctgtattcgtcgactacgagaaggcatttgatacagtagaccacgacaaaattgcgagggaaatgcacagaatgaaggtatcaccccacattgtgaagtggtgcgtatcatttctgagtaaccgaactggcagagtgagattcaaggagaagctttccagaagcagaacatttgagcgaggagtgccacaaggaactgtccttggcccaatcatgttcattattgtcatgaactcgttgagccaacgccttgcagaagtgccgttactgcagcacggattctttgcagacgacctaacgctacttgcgaggcacacagaaagggatgtcatcaaccacacactacaatgcggcctaaacgtggtgttacagtggtcaaaagagtacttcatgtctgtcaacgtagcgaaaacaaagtgcacactcttcgggtgtatagagcgccacccccttacgttgcaactggacggcgaaagaataggagctgacaggacaccgaagcttctaggagtaacattccagtgtctgcaggggatggcaacacatgcggccgaaacgagacgcaagatggacttccgactactgcagatagcagccatctcagcttctacatgggggccaagacgacaagtactgagagctttttatctagcactcgtacaggcacacaccatgtatggcattgaggtatggtactgggacgcttcggaacgaagtcgcgacctccttgcatcagcacaacacaaagccagtcgcatcatagccggcataccgcatgggacgcgcaaagaggactctctgctggaagcaaacctcctgccactcaagacgaccacccttgtgcgcagcatgaaattcatgctgatgtgtgagtcacgaggcggatgtttgcggcgcagtgctgaagaagtataccacagcaaacacccagtcagagtcctacattcccgcatcatgcggtcctacccccacctccgcattgagccacgcgagcacccactagagacatcgacgctccgccacagctgccgaccgatatttcacacgcagataaagcctgtgtgcgctgatgaccctgacgatgtcaaaagggaggtttccgaaaagtggattgaacggcattttgcacggagggggaaggagccaccgcggcgagagcactacgaattgtggactgatggatccgtgtccctcggtgagaagtccggagcagctgccctgctctacagaagcaacacgctgatttgcgcacccaaaactggagcaggggaactctcatgcagttacagagcggaatgcgtagcattagagataggactgcaacggctgctgaaatggcttccggcatacagaagcacaccgagcaggttgtccatcttctctgactcgctgtcaatgttaacagcactgcagacaggccccctagccgtaactgacccaattctgagacgactatggaggcttctgcttcaagttcagagaaggaaggtgcgtatccgactgcaatttgtgtttggccattgtggcgtgaaacggaatgaggtttgcgatgaaatggccaaaaaggtcgcagatttaccacagttgcgagacacatggatccccgacatcattgcttatgcgaagcgagtgcttaggtcggaagaagtccatgagaacactcataggtttggtatcacgggcaaccactttccaacaaaacataaggaagaactgatgagggaagaagaaacggcactggcacgctttcgggttgggtcttcaagacaatatggatggatgttgcgaaagatcaacccgagtgtgcctccacagtgccgatggtgcaacccgcaacatgcagagatagggccaacaatacaaacagccccacctgttgcgacacgcactcttcagagaacctccgaaccgaccaaatgtacggaatgtgatgccacataccaatgccgctcgagtgctgtaacgcatatggtaaacaaacatggctttgtgcgagctgatgccctccggaggatcaaatacggcgatgcaacacctgcagtggatatccccccggagccccctccagtggtggcgatcgttccccTACCATCgtgcacacgagtcccgatgagaccgcaggtgcttcattgtaccatctgtgcctccaaattcgcagtgccaggcagactactacaccaccttagaacaatacatggcataggcagcggcagttgccgcgtgaaaagggggcgagagaacgaggactcagtgcaaggagatggtaaagccccagcagcgccagcctctcaggatacacggaagctgccgtttcaatgtgacctgtgcgaggcgagcttcggtacacgttcttccctgacactacacaagaaattcaaacataaaagcatagtgacggaggacggtaccgtggtgttggtgcaattccctcgtaagcgtgcccgtgagggaaacgttgacgtcccggggaaaggcgaggtgcagtgcggtgtgtgccaaaaagtgctcagttgcagggactccctcatccgacactgtaaggctttccacaaaggtgagggagtcgagcttaaatgcagcaaaagcacaaaattgtgtgccactgattccccgcatacaaacacatccatgttggtgtgcccgacatgcggaaggcagtgtgctagcaaaactggcctcaccctacatcaaaagaagatgcacggtatgaaggtagagcgcgctgttaccagccaacgcggcgactgcgaagaaacgtcgctgcacttgatgagctgtcccggtttgaaggagttacgtgtcagatttgcggtagaaggtgagtgtgtgcaggatgtatgtttctccaaaaggctggcgcagtttctcattgcggttgaacggagccggccgcaggtgaagtcctcacctaaggtaacagtcatacaacccactctcccttctgcaacttccccccttattgccgagtgtggagccagcaggaaaagcaccggacgcaggaatagtccagacaccctcagagacagaggaggtatgcagtcaacaagcaacagaaacagaaagagggggagagaataataaacgaataacaaaaatcaaaacaaaaggattgctaattgacatctttgggagagtccggggtgaggggggcttctcgccccatctactgtattccgttcaactgcggagctacaacaaaaattatagagggtgtgttaggatgaataaaaaagggagactctgccacagtcgccagaccgatagcatctcagggctctacggtgatggctgatggccgcgccagttgggagaaactctcacgaaggcacgaagaaaattctaaaaaaaaaaaaatgagctgggcaccgtcagttgtcagaagcgtatctatgtcagttgccgtgaaggtgtgttttggtgggatgtatgccgacgtgacagtcagcgccgttccacgtgcaaggtgaattgttgcatgcactttttcaatgcgaccaacaacggccataccggtctcgactggtaggtcctccctcactagtattgatacaccacctcctttgcagttacgagctattccgcgATGTTGGTaaccagcaacgctaaagcaagccgcctctccaggcgtcatccttgtctcgctcaacagacaaaaggcgatccgctcatcaacaagggttttgtggagtgctaatctctttccttgagatagcccggcgcagttccactgcatcccgcgcaacgacgggccgggattctcttccacatcaccggacagcagcatcttagtgcggatgatatactgctgatggcacgctggcacgtgcccagggaccgacaaatgaaaaacggtgtcccagcaagacgctgctgatccctgtgctgtatgatgccgtagccggagcacagcagtgttccctaTGGGAataacgctgctggctcttggcttcccccgatgatacggggtactggaccctggcaccacgttgaggtggccggcatcgccagggagAAGCGGCGAAAAGAGGCGACCCCAAGAAGGCGGATGTAGCAGAGAGCACCCTCGATCAAAGGAGCAAGCTCTGCACGAGGAACGGAAACAAAGACCAGGTGTAGCCTTGGATGGGGACCTTACGTGTCTGCTCTGCTCAAACCCAGAACGGCAACCTCTGCGGAGGCACAACGGGGGCCGGAACGTATGGCAAAGGCGGCACAGACACGGCAGCGCAGGCACTAAAAGTGTGGGAAACAATCAAACCACTCTGTGAAGCGGCAGCGGTGGAACTGGAAACCACGGAACCGGCGATAACAACATGTATTCCCGGTTTTAAGGCCGCCCTCGGTGCCGGAATAACCGCAGCCGGCGACAGCGCGCTAAAGCTAGGCAACGgcgcagcaacaacatgGTGCAATGACGCGGATTCAGCTTCAGCATGCGTAGAATACATCCAAAAGGCAGCCGAAGGCGCGGTGGGGAAGATACTGCGCGTGAAACATGCAACTAGCCGCGGCTGCGCTTGCACAAGGGAAGTTGAGAGCAGCGCAACTAACGGCTGCACGAACGCAAATGCAGAAAGCAAGCTCAATAACATAGCGAAATTTGGAGCTTTCCCATTTTCTGCTGGCGGCTCCTGCCGCCAGCAGCGCAACAGCAAAACTTGACACAGCAACCGAAGGAGGctgcaacaaacacacaaaaaaatgaatgcaaTGACccctgcaaatgggaagaggaTGCGGCtgacaaagacaaaaactGCTCATTAGACACCAAAAAGGCAGCAGAACAACAAGCAACCCAagcaggaaaaggagggaagactTCAAAGTGCTCCAATAAGAAAGCTGAGGCCGAGTGTAAATCTCCGGGTTGTAAGTGGGATGGAAACACTTGCAAGAATTTCAGTTTCCTTGTAAAGAATTTTGCCctgagtatggctgctgcCTTTATCAACTTGGTAGTATTTTAAGAATTCTTGCTC
This region of Trypanosoma brucei brucei TREU927 chromosome 1, complete sequence genomic DNA includes:
- a CDS encoding hypothetical protein (gene predicted by glimmer); the encoded protein is MQCALSGEGGADSNIQNNLFSHMAERTETVVKHTLQSEKSISPGADTLQRCEPKTLHLRTGGFSLFICLFVFESIPHISVQH